Within the Staphylococcus warneri genome, the region ACTTAAAAATAACTGCATTGCTACAACGCCATGAAACTTGAAAGACTGTGATGATGATTGAATTAATGCTTCAACTAAAGTTTGAGTATTTGAATGCTCTTCCATATACATGTACACCACCTTCTTAGTAAACGCTTTCATAACCTATATTATACCCTCTAGCTACATCTTTTTCAATTGATTATTTGTGAACAATTAGTAAAAATTATATTTAATATACTGATAATTTTTTATTATTTCATCTTAATTGGTGGATACTCCAATGGTTATTTATTAAAAGTGTCTATAACGTTAAATTTTCAAATAATATTCTTAATTTCACTTACAATAGATTGAACATCATTAAATGTAAGTTTATAATCAATATTGAGTTATCAATTGTGTGATTTTGATTATATATATTATTTTCTTTTTCATAAAAATTAATATTTCATATCATTGTCATACATATGTATTACTGTTTAAATCTAAATGGATTCGGGTGAAAATTATGTCAACTTTATCGATAATTCTAATAATTATCATCATTGTTTTGATTATCGCATTTTTCTTGAATCAACAGTATTTAAAAAGTAGAGTTGAAACTGAAGAATATGCAAAAAATCAAATCGTAGCGAAAAATTCAGCTTTAAGTGAGGAAAATCTTTCTTTAAAAAATCAAATGTTAAGTACCAACAAAGGCATTAGCCCACATGCATTCAAAAATGCAAAACGTGATTTACGAGGTATCTTAGATAAATTTGTGGAAAGTGGTCAGTTAAAGGTATATAACATCATAGCAACGAGTAACCTTGCCACAAAACATCCATTATTTGATTATGTAAGATCATTTGATTTTATTATTGTTACTGATGTAGGTTTAATCAATGTTGATGTTAAACATTGGAATCAAAAAACTTTCTACCACTTTGATGTGCCTGATAAGCACATTAATTTAGACCAACAACCTCTAAATAGAGATAAAATTGTTGGACATTATATTAGTGAACAATATCATAAACAATTCAATACTACTCGTGAAGGTGTCTATACATTCATTGAAATGCTTCAAGATAATCGAGTAATATATGAATTTTATGATTATGATCCTTACCAACAAGCTGCTAATAACGCTAAAGCATTAAAAGACCAAATCGAGTCACAGTTCAATTTCAAAATTCAAAGTATCGGTGTGGTTTATTTTAATGATGGAACTGTCAATATTATCGAAGGTTCTGAAGAAAGCGACAAATATGTAGACACAGTTTCAACTAAATCATCACTTGAAAAAGTGATTAATGACGCAGTAAGTTTATCTAAACATCCATTAACTAAAGATCAAGTTGAACAAATTACACAACAATTTAATTAAAAATTATATGATAAAAGGCCGATACAATTATGAAAAGATATCCATAATTGTATCGGCCTTCTTATTACATATTAACTCCAAATATTGACTTTATTTTTCTTAGCTTCATTTTGAGCCTTTTTAAATACATCTCTATATTTACCGTTTGGCGCAAAGTACTTCTCTCTTGCTAAACCTTTTTCAACGAGTTCTTTATTATACATATGATCTTTATCTAACCATACATAGGCTAAAGTTCTACCATATCTATCATTTTTTTCTTTATCATATTCAAGATACACGTCTTTATTAGTTAAAGTTTTCTTACTATAGTTCGAAGCCTCTTTACCATAAGGTTGAACAGGTGTGTTCGGTTTAACTGTTTCAGGCGTATCAACACCAATTAAACGCACTTTAATATTTTTGTTGCCCTGTTTTGCTACAAACGTATCCCCGTCAACTACTCTATCAATATGAACTTTTTCCTTTCCTTTTAATTCTGTATTAGTATTTTCAGATTTAGATCCACTAAATGGTCCAGTATGATTAATAAATTGAAACAATAATACACAAACAACTATAATGACCAACACAAGTGTTGATAAAGACTTTTTCGATTTCATTGATGTCACCCATTCTTACTTATTTATCCTGACTAATGATAATGAATAATAATCATAGCGTCAATACTAAATAAAAATTTTTAAACAAGCATGACCATGATATAATAATCAATGATAGGAGTGAATTAACAATATGTCTAGTGAGAATAGAGTCACACTTATAGCAGTCATTGTGGCAGTTATAATAGGTATTGTAATGCAAGTTGTATTTAAATTCCCAACTATAGTTTCTGCCGTAGTTGCATTATTTTTAGGAATTTTAGTAGGTTTTATCGTTTATTTAATCACCAATTTCATGGATAAAAGAAAGCGATAGACAATATTTTTTTAAATATCAATATTAAACAAAGCGTGCCATTGAAATCAAATTCAATGGCCTTTTTTAATTTCAAAAAAATATTTATTTTGTAACATTTATGTGAATATTAGAGGAATAATTTGTAAAATTTGTGGTATATAAAAATTAATAAAACA harbors:
- the nucI gene encoding thermonuclease NucI, producing MKSKKSLSTLVLVIIVVCVLLFQFINHTGPFSGSKSENTNTELKGKEKVHIDRVVDGDTFVAKQGNKNIKVRLIGVDTPETVKPNTPVQPYGKEASNYSKKTLTNKDVYLEYDKEKNDRYGRTLAYVWLDKDHMYNKELVEKGLAREKYFAPNGKYRDVFKKAQNEAKKNKVNIWS